One Desulfobulbus oligotrophicus DNA segment encodes these proteins:
- a CDS encoding D-sedoheptulose-7-phosphate isomerase, with protein MKTLLSTNLIYSIMAKEAFVKEAADDILRLTEWIREVFEDGGKLLIFGNGGSAADAQHLAAEFVNRFLINRRPLPALALTTDTSILTSIANDFSYDLVFVKQIQALGKPEDLALGISTSGNSVNVVKAMETARAIGMKTVAFTGGTTRPGGDLAAVCDLVLNVPSDSTPHIQETHLWLEHVICEIVEKQMFGTT; from the coding sequence ATGAAAACACTGCTGTCAACAAATCTGATCTACTCCATCATGGCAAAGGAAGCCTTTGTCAAAGAGGCTGCCGACGATATCCTCCGTCTGACCGAATGGATTCGCGAGGTCTTTGAAGATGGCGGCAAACTGCTGATCTTCGGCAACGGCGGCAGTGCTGCAGATGCTCAGCATCTGGCTGCTGAATTTGTCAACCGCTTTCTTATCAACAGGCGCCCCCTGCCGGCCCTGGCCTTAACGACAGACACCTCGATCCTGACCTCCATTGCCAACGACTTCTCCTATGACCTGGTTTTTGTCAAGCAGATACAGGCGCTTGGAAAACCAGAAGATTTGGCGCTCGGCATCTCCACCTCCGGCAACTCGGTCAACGTTGTTAAAGCCATGGAAACAGCCCGGGCAATCGGCATGAAAACCGTTGCCTTCACCGGCGGCACAACCCGTCCCGGAGGAGACCTGGCCGCTGTCTGCGACCTGGTCCTCAATGTGCCGTCAGACTCCACACCACATATCCAGGAGACCCACCTCTGGCTGGAACACGTCATCTGCGAGATTGTTGAAAAGCAGATGTTCGGCACCACTTAA